CTCGGCATCGTCTCGGCCGAGGCCCGGCGGATCGCCGAGGAGGCCGGCATGGACTACGTCGAGGACCGCTGCCTGATCGTCGAACGGGCCGCCGCCGACCTCACCCCGCCCCGGTGACCGGTCCCCCGACGGGGGGCGGCAAGCCCGTCGCTGCCGGTAGCGTCCGGCACCGGCTACCGATCAGCGGAACTGTGCCTCCCGGACGCTGTTGCCGCCGTCCACCACCAGCATCTGCCCGGTGATGTACGACGCCGCCGGTGAGCAGAGGAAGCTGATCGCGGCGGCCACCTCGTCCGGGGTGCCGGGACGGCCGACCGGCGTGCCCAGCCCCTGCTTGATCTCCGCCATGGTGGAGGCCGCCGTGTAGATCGTCCCCGGGGCCACCGCGTTCACCGTCACCCCGTCGGCGATCATCTCCATCGCCAGCGCCCGGGTCAGCCCGACCACCCCCGCCTTGGCCGCCGCGTACGCCGCCTCGGTCGGCAGGGCGTTCACCGGCCCGGCGGTCGCCGAGAGGTTGACGATCCGCCCCCAGCCGCGTTCGGCCATCCCGCTGATGAAGGCCCGGCTGCACAGGAAGGCGGTGGTCAGGTTCCGGTCGATCTCGCCGCGCCACTCGTCGTAGCTGAGCTGGGCCACCGGGCGCAGTACCTCGGGGCTGGCCCGGCTGGCCAGGCCTGCGTTGTTGACCAGCACCTCGACGTCACCGAGCTGCTCGGCCACCGCGTCGGCGAGCGCGCCGACCTCGGACTCGTCGGTCAGGTCGGCGACGAAGCCGGTCACGCCCAGCTCACCGGCCCGCTCGTGGATCCGCCGGGTGGTGGAGACGATCGCCACCCGGGCACCCAGGTCGGCCAGGCGGCGGGCGGTCGCGTACCCGATGCCGTCCGCGCTGCCCGCGCCGGTGACCAGGGCGACCCGCCCGTCCAGCCGCATGGTCACCGGATCGGCCACCGGCACCGGCTCGTCCTGGCCGGGCTGGCTGCCGGCGGCCGTGGCGCGGGTACGCCGGGCCAGGCCCGGTCGGCTCACGTCCCGCCTCGGTCGACTGCCGGATCGGTCGGCCCCACGCGCGTCGATAGCCATGCCGGGCATCCTGCCCGTTCGGCAGGGCGCGGGCAACGAGCCACCACGGGCGGACCTCGGCACTGTCGGGGCCTGGCTACCCTGACGGCGCACCTACATGCGACGGAGAAGATCACATGACCTACCCCCCGCCCTCCGACGGTTGGCAGGACCCGGCATGGTCGGGTCACCAGCCCGATCCGACCCTGCCGGCCAGCGCCCCACCGGTTTCCGTCCCACCCATCGGCAAGGACCCGTACGCCCCGGTCGACCCGTACGCGGGTGCGCCGGGCATCCCGGCCCAGGCCGGCCCGGTCGACCCGTACGCCGCCGCGGCCGGCTACCCGCAGCCGGTCGGCTACCCGCCGGCGGCCGGGTATCCCGGTTACGGCGGCTACCAACCCCCACCCACGCAGAACGGCCTCGCCATCGCCTCGATGATCGTTTCGATCATCGGCGCGATCGGCCTGTGCGGTTACGGCCTCGGCGGCTACATCGGCGTCATCGGCGCGATCCTCGGCCACGTGGCCCGCAAGCAGATCAAAGAGCGTGGCGAGGGTGGCTCGGGCTTCGCCACCGCCGGCATCGTCGTCGGTTGGATCTGCACCGTCATCGCGGTGCTGGCCACCATCGCCATCGTGGTCTTCTTCGTCTGGCTGGCCAACCAGGAGTCGTCGACCGGCTACGGGACCACGTACTGAGCCCGTCCTGGCCGCCCCGGGAGGCCCGGGGCGGCCCGACCGGTCACCGCTGCGGCGGGACGACCGGCCCGTTCCGGCCGCCGGAGACCGGTGACACCGCGGTAACCTCGTGCGGTGACCGGGGTGAACGGACCTGTGGAAGATCTCACCGGGCGGCGGACCGTGGTGGTGACCGGGGCCAGCTCCGGCATCGGGCTGGCCGCCGCCGTGGCCCTGGCCCGACGGGGCGACCGGGTGGTGCTGGTCGGCCGGGATCCGGCCCGCCTCCAGGCCGCCGGTGACCGGGTACGCGAGGCGTCCGGCGAGCGCCCCGAACTCTTCCGCGCCGACTTCGCCGTGCTGGACGACGTGCGCGGGCTCGCCGAGCGGCTGCGGGCGGCGTACGACCGGATCGACGTGCTGGCGAACAACGCCGGGGCGATCGTGTTGCAGCCGCTCACCACGGTCGACGGGTTCGAGCTGTCCATCCAGGCCAACCACCTGGCCCCGTTCCTGCTGAGCAACCTGCTCGTCGATCGGGTCGGCCGGCTGGTGGTGACCGCCTCCGGCGCGCACCGCAGCGGCACCCTGGACCCGGACGACCTCAACGCCCCGCTGCGCCGTTACCGGCCGATGCGCGCGTACGGCACCAGCAAGCAGGCCAACATCCTGTTCACCGCCGAGGCGGCCCGACGCTGGCCGGACGTGCCGGCGTACTCGTTCCACCCCGGGGTGGTGCGGACCCGGTTCGGCGCGGACAGCAAGCTGGTCGCCCTCGGCATGCGGCTGATGCCGTTCCGCAGCCCGGAGAAGGGCGCGGAGACCCTGGTCTGGCTCGCCAACCAGCCCGCCTCCCGGCTGGTCGACGGCGGCTACTACGCCGACCGGCGACTGCGCCGGCCGTGGCCGCGCGCCACCGACCCGGCTCTGGCCGCCCGCCTCTGGACCGCCAGCGCCAAGGCCGTCGGCATCGGAGCCTGAAACGGGCTGCGACGGAACGACCATCCGTGCCTGCCACCGTGACGCAGGAGGACGGGGTCACAGCAGCTCGTCGTATTCCAGAAGCCCGTTCTCCAGAACATGACGGCGGAAGCCGCCGACGCCGAAGGGCAGGAAGTACTCACCTTCCAGAAGATGGTCGACCAACTCTTCGACCATCAGCATGGTGAGCCTTTTCGTGCGGACCGCCTCGCACAGCAGCGGGACGGTCGCCGTGACCCGGATACCTCTTTCTTCGGCAATCTGGCGCGGGGTGGCATCGTCCAGCACCACTTCACACTTGTAGACCTGCCCCATGGCGAGCACCCCGCACTCACCAAGGTTCTTACCGTCAGCCACCAACCGGTCGTCATAGTGGGCGAACGCTTCGATGAAATCGAAGTCGGTTGACCTGTGAACATGGATCCAGTCTGCGTCGAGCACCGCACGAGCGGCCGCCACGTGCTCGACAGCACGATTGAGCTCACGCTCCACGCTGTCGGGGATGTAGACGGGTCGACCCTCGGCGAGAAAACGCAGGACCCCCAGCCATCCCTGCTTCGCAAAATGGCGCAACGGCCCGGTGTCGAAGACCAGGGCGTTCTCGGGAACCGTCACGACACAAAGCGCCAGATCTCGTCGGTCCGCCGCTCTCTGCTCTGCGGCAGGTCCACCTCGTCGAATGTGCCCTGAAGTAGGTCCAGGGCTCGTTCGCGGCTGATGCGCTCATCCCGCACGAGCCGCAGCACCGCACGGGCGAACGGTCGAGGAACCGTCGTCCCCGCCAACTCCTCCGGGGGGACGTTGAGACCCATCTCTACGATGTCAGTCTGATTCGTGCGGTACTTGCGTACCGAGGCGACCGTCTCACTGTCGGCTAGGCTCAATTCTTTCAGGCGCGTCGCGAGGGTGGCCATGTCAACCCGAAAGACACTCGCCAGGTGGATCGCCGCAGCACGCTCTCCCGACCGGGACGCCTTTTCATCCCACTGCAGGGTGACCGCAGCCTCGGGGAGCAGCAACGCGCGCGCAAAGCGATCGAGGCGTGACTCCAGGGGGACGGCGTGATCGGAGTGGTCGGCCACTCGCCAGTCGATGGTGTAGGTGTCCGCGATGAGGTAGTGACCGAGTTCGTGCGCCAGGGCGAGTCTCCTACGGCCGACCTTCATGTGGCTGTTGACGAGACACACACCGCCACGGGGCAACAGGATCGACCCAGCGTCCGCCGTATCTTTGCCGATATCGCGAGAGAACGCCAAGAGCCCGACGTCGGCGACCCGTTCGGCGAAATGGTGGATCGGCTCCGCCGCCGGCAGGGCCAGCAAGTCGCGCGCCTGCATCGCAAGTGACTCGGCCTCGGCGTTGGTTGCAGGCGGTGTGATGTGGGCCCGGACGACCGCCTCGGCACCATCGAGCCCCAGTTCGCCGACGCCCAACGAGGCGACGAATTCGACCTCGCTGGCGAACTTCGTAAGCAGGGCGTCGACCTGTGAGTCCGCGGTGTCCAGCCCCTGGCTCGACCGATGCGCGACGAGCGCGGGAATAGGCTCCTCGAAGAACGTCGACATGCGCACACCGACCGCGGCGGCGATGTCCGCCAACTCGAGTGCCGTGACCTTGCGTACGCCACTCTCGATCTTGTTCATGACTGTGCGCTCGATGCCCACCGCCTGACCGAGGTCCTCTTGGCTAAGGTCTGCACGCTTACGCGCCTCTCGGATGCGCTCCCCCAGCGTCCGTGCGTCGATATCAGCCACAGTGCGATTCTCGCACACTACGACTGTGACACGGGACACAAGCGGTAGAAACCACCAGGCGGACAGCCGCGCTACTCGACCACGTGGACCGGGATACTGGTCACCACCACACCGGGCAATGCGCGCAACGCCCTGCGCAGCCGGTGTCCGGTGCGGCTGTGCAGCAGGCGGTGCCAGGGCCGGCGCAGCACCACCTCCGGCACCACCACGGTCAGCACCAGCTCCGGCGCGGCGGCGTGCAGCGCCGCCAGGTAGTGCGCCAGCGGCCCGATCACCGCCCGGTACGGCGAGACGATCGTCTCCAGCCGGACGTGGTCCCCCCAGGCCCGCCACTGCTCCCGGAACCGGTCCGCCTCGGCCTCCTCCGGGGCGAGGTGCACCGCCAGCGTCGGCCTTCCCAGCGACACCGCGTACGCCAGGGCACGCATCGACGCCCGGTTGAGCCGTACCACTGGGACCACCACCAGGTGCCGCAGCTCCTGCGGCACCTCCTCCCACTCGACGGACCCGGCGCCCGGCGCTGGCACGGCGGGCGGAGGCACGGCGGGCGGAGAGACGGCGGGCGGCCCGGCCGCCACCCGCGACGGCCGGACCCCGGGCTGCCGGCCGCCCGGCGGGGGTCGCAGGGCCAGGGCGGCGTGCAGGGCGCGGTAGTGCCGGTGCACCCGGTGGAAGAGCAGCACCAGCAGGGGTACGGCGATCACCACCACCCACGCCCCTTCGGTGAACTTCGCCACCGCAGCGGTCAACAGCACCAGGCCGGACAGCACCGCGCCCACCCCGTTGACCAGCACCCGACGCCGCCAGCCGACGCCCCGGTGCCGCCGCCAGTGCACCACCATGCCGCTCTGCGACAGGGTGAAGGCGAGGAACACCCCCACCGCGTACAGCGGGATCAGCTTCTCGGTGTGTCCACCGAACGCGACGAACACGACGGTCGCCGTCCCGGCCAACGCCACCAGCCCGTTGCCGAACGCCAGCCGGTCGCCCAGGTGCAGGAAGCGGCGCGGCGCGTGGCCGGCGCGGGCCATGAAGAACAGCAGCCGGGGGAAGTCGTTGAACGCGGTGTTCGCGGCGAGCAGCAGGATCAGCGCGGTGGTCGCCTGGACGACGGCGTACCAGGGGCCGGTCGGGAAGGTGACCCGGGCGAGCTGGGACAGCAGCGTCTCACCGGGGCGGGGCACCAGGCCGGTCAGGTGGATCAGCAGGGTCAGCCCGGCGAAGAGGACCACCAGCATCGCCACCATCCAGGACAGCGTGGTGCGGGCGTTGCGCCACTCCGTCGGGCGGAACGCCGGGACCGCGTTGGAGACCGCCTCGATGCCGGTCATCGACACCGCCCCGGAGGCGAACGCCCGCAGCACCAGCAGCAGACCCAGCCCTTCCGTCGCCGGCACGACCGGCGGGGCCACCGGCGCGAAGCCCCGTCCCGCCGCCCGCAGGTAGCCCACCACCAGCAGCCCCAGCACGGCGGCGACGAAGGCGTACGTCGGCAGGACGAAGATGTTGCCCGCGGTCCGCACCCCCCGCAGGTTGCCGGCGAGCAGCAGCAGGATCACCAGCACCCCGAGCGGCACGGTGAAGGGCGTCAGCCCCGGCAGTGCCGAGGTGACCGCGTGCATCCCGGCGGCGATCGACACCGACACGGTCAGCACGTAGTCCAGCATCAGCCCGGCGGCGGCGGTCAGCCCCGCACCGACCCCCAGGTTGTCCCCCGCCACCAGGTACGAGCCGGCCCCGTGCGGGTACGCCGGGATGGTCTGCCGGTACGAGATCCCGACGGCGACCATCAGCAGCACCAGCCCGGCCGACAGCGGCAGGGTCAGGCCCAGCGCCCCGCTGCCGGCGAGCACCAGCACGGTCAGCAGCGCCTCCGGCCCGTACGCCACCGAGCTGAGCAGGTCGGAGGAGAGCACCGGCAGGGCCACCAGTTTGCGCATCCGCTCGTGCAGCACCGCCGCGCTGGCCAGCGGTGGCCCGAGCACCGCCCGCCGGACCCGGCCCAGCCGCCGCCCGAGGCCGGAGTCGGGACGGTTCGCGGGTTCGGCGGCGACCAGCCCGTCCCGCCCGCCCCGGTCATCCCGCTCGGGCCGGTCATCCTGCTCGGGCCGGTCATCCTGCTCGGGCCGGTCATCCTGCTCGGGCCGGAACAGGGCGATCGGGGTCAGCCGGCTGAACCGGCCCGGGGCCGGTCGGCTCCGGTACCGGCCCAGGGTCGGGTCGACCGGCAGGGCGCGCGGCACCCCGGTCCGCCACTGCGCGCCGACCCGGCGCAGGGTGTCCACCTCGGCGGGGTCGAGCGGCGGGAACTCGGCCGACGGGGTGACCACGGTGTCGCTGCGGTCGTCGTCCATGCTCCACCCCGGCATCGCCCACCTCCCCCCGCACTCTCACGCGCGGACGGGATCCCCGCCCGCCGTTCGGGCGGAATCGCGACGAACGGGCTCCCCGTGCACGGCCGGGACCGGGTCCGGCCGGCCGCGGAGGACAGCCGGACAGGACGGGCCGCCGGGGTGGGCGGCCGGGCGGGACGGGCGGGACGGGCGGCCGGGCGGGACGGGGAGGTCAGCCGGCCGGCGGACGGGACGGCGATGGGGCGGCGTCGGCGGGGAGCGCCGCCGGGACGGGGCGACGGCCGGCGCGGGATCCGCCGAGCACCACCACTGTCACCCCGACGAGCAGCAGCGCCAACCCGGGCAGGGCGAGCGGGCGCGGCAGCTGGCCCAGCCAGGCCCAGGCGATCAGCGCCGCGCCGGGTGCCTCCAGCAGGATCAGCACGCTGATCGTGGTCGCCGAGACCCGGCGCAGCGCGTGGTTGAACATCGAGTGACCGAGCAGTTGTGCCCCCGCCACCAGCCCGAGGATCGCCAGCCAGGTGCCGGAGCCGTAGCCGTGCAGCCGTACCCCGCCGACCAGGCAGACGACCAGCAGGACCAGCGCGCACACCCCGTAGCAGATGGTGGTGTAGGTGGCGGTGCTGATGGTGGCGCGGGCGCGCTCGCCGAACGCGGTGTAGACGGCGGCGAACATCCCACCGACCACCGCGAGCAGGTCACCGGCGAAGGCCCGGCCGGAGACCCCGACGTCCGCGCCGGTGGCCAGCACCGCGCCGGTCACGGCCAGCCCGATACCGACCCAGACGGCGGACGGCAGCCGCCGGCCCTGCCAGCGGGCGATCAGCCCCTGCCACACCGGTTGGGTCGCGCCCAGCGCGGTGGCCGCCGCCACCGAGGTGAGCTGGGCGCTCGGCATCCAGGTGGCGAAGTGCGCGGCCAACGCCACCCCGGACAGCACGCAGTACCAGCCCTCCCTGCGGGCCGCCCCCACGGTCAGCGTGCGGAGCTCGACCCGGCGGCGGGTCAGCGTGAAGGGCGCGAGCACGACGGTCGAGAGCAGGGTGCGCCAGAACGCGACGGCCAGCGCCGGTGCCGCCGCGAAGGCGATCAGCGGGGCCGACGACGAGACCGAGGCGACGGCGAGCGCGAGGACGCCGACGGTCAGCGGATCGACGGGCGGGCGCGGGTGGGCGGAGGACACGGGGAGTAATCCTCACACGCCCGGCACCGGGGCGGTGGGGTCGGGCGACGGATCAGCGGCGGCGGACCCGGTGCAGACGGAAGGGTTTGCGGGTGGCCCGGACCACGGCCGCACCGCGTGGCTCGGCGGCCAGCGAGGTGTCCGGCAGGGCCGTCCCGGCGTCCGGCGGGCCGTCCGGGGCGAGCCGGGTCAGCGCACAGCCGTCGGCCGCCCAGCGGGCCACCAGGTCGGCGGTCGGGCCGGAGGCGTTCAGCCGCTTCGCCGCCACCAGCGGGGCCGCCGTCTCCCACTCCGGGGTGCCCGGGGCCAGCCGGGTCACCCGGGCCGGCCAGGTCACGATGCGTCCGCCGTGGTCGCCGCGCAGGGTCACCCGGGCGGCGTCGGCGTCGGCCAGGCCCGGCGCGGCCTGCTCTCCCGGCCCGCTGACCACGAACAACGACCCCTCCAGGGGTACGCACCACAGCGCGGTCGGCGCACCGGCACCGACCGCCACCCAGGCCACGGCGGCCTTCTTCATCGCCTCGTCGACCAGGGGCGTCGACCGGGGAGCGTCCACCTCGTCCGTCACCCCCGCATCCTCTCGCAGCTCCCGCCCGGACGACACCCGACCGTCGACTCCGCCGGGTCACCGTCGCCCCCGACCGCCGCCCTCGACCGCCCGCCCGCACGACGGCGGGTCCGGAGCCCGTGCCCGGCCGGCCGGCGCGCTCCGTGGTCAGCCGACGAACGGGGGGACCAGGATCTCGCCCCGGGCCACCGGCATCACCTGACCGGCCACTGTCGTGCCGACCGCCTGCCCGTCCACGGCGGTCACCGTGCAGGCCAGCTCGGACGGGCGACCGATCTCCACGCCCTGCCGGACGGCGTACCCGGAGCGGCCCTCGCCGGGGAGCAGACCGCTGGCGACCAGCCACACCCCCAGCCCCAGGGCGGCCGAGCCGGTGGCCGGGTCCTCCGGCACCCCGAGCCCCGGCACGAAGACCCGGGCGTGCGCGGTGCGCGTGTCGGCGTCCCAGGAGAAGACGCTGACGTGCTCCACCCCGTACCGCTGGGCCGCCGCGGCGTTGACCCGGGCGCGGGGCACCGCGTCCGGGTGCACCGGCAGGTAGGGGAACTCCAGCCCGCAGCCGGCCACCCGGGGGGACGGGCCGGCGTGGTCGGCGGCGGTGAGCCCGGCCATCTCCAGCAGCGGCTCCGGGTCGAGTTCCGGCCCGAGGGTGCAGGTGCCGCCGGTCAGGGTGGCACCGGTCGCGGTCACCTCGATCGGCAGCACCCCGGCGTGGCACTCCTGGCTGACCGACCCGGCGGGGAACAGGCCACAGCGGCTGGCGGTGACCGCCGCGCCCACGCTGGGATGACCGGCGAAGGGCAGCTCCCCGGTCGGTGTGAAGATCCGCGCCCGGTACGTGGCGCCCACCTGGGTCGGCGGCAGCACGAACACCGTCTCCGACAGGTTGAACTCCATCGCCAGCGCCTGCATCTGCTCCGTGGCCAGCGCTTCGGCGCCGAAGACCACGGCCAGGGGGTTGCCGGCGAACGGGCGGTCGGTGAAGACGTCCACGATCTCGTAGGCCAGGGTCGACATGGTGGTAAACACTAGGCGCTTAGGCTGGGGCCGTGAGTACGCCGAACCGGGTCTACATCGCTCGACTCGCCGGAGTCGCCGTCTTCGACCCGAACGGCGACCAGGTGGGGCGGGTCCGCGACGCGGTCGCCCGGATCCGGCCGACCCAGCGCCCGCCCGAGGTGGTGGGGCTGGTGGCCGAGATGCCGATGCGCCGCCGGATCTTCCTGTCCATCAACCGGATCACCTCCATCGACCCCGACGCGGTCGTCCTCGGCAGCGGCACCCTCAACCTGCGCCGGTTCTCCAAGCGCCCGAACGAACTGCTCGTCCTCCAGGAACTGCTGGACCGGCGGGTGCAGCTCGACCCGGGTGGCCAGCCCGGCGCGGTGGTCGACGTGGCCATGGAGTGCAGCCGGGGCGGCGAGTGGGCGCTGTCCCGGGTCGCCGTCCGCGAGCAGTCCAGCCGGTTGACCCGCCGCGGCCACCTGCACCAGGTCGACTGGGACCGGGTCCGCGGCCTGACCGGCATCGCCGACAACCGGGGTACGGCCAACCTGCTCGCCGTGCTGGAGGACATGCGCCCCGCCGACCTGGCCAACGCCCTCCAGGACCTGCCCGACGCCCGGCGCAACGAGGTCGCGGCGGCGCTCGACGACGAACGCCTCGCCGACGTGCTCGGCGAGCTGCCCGAGCGTGACCAGGTGGAGATCCTGGCCGCCCTGGACCGGGAGCGGGCCGCCGACGTGCTGGAGGAGATGGACCCGGACGACGCCGCCGACCTGCTCAACGAGCTGCCCCCGCCGGAGCAGGACGTGCTGCTCGACCTGATGGAGCCGGACGAGGCCGACCCGGTCCGCCAACTGCTCAAGTACACCTCCGGCACGGCGGGCAGCGTGATGACCTCCGAACCGGTGATCCTGCCGCCGGACGCCACCGTCGCCGAGGCGCTGGCCCGGATCCGGGAGGAGCAGCTCTCCCCCGCGATCGCCGCGCAGGTCTTCGTGACCCGGGCGCCGATGACCACCCCCACCGGCCGCTACCTGGGCATCGCGCACTTCCAGCGGCTGCTCCGTGAGCCTCCGGCCGACCTGCTCGGCGGGGTGGTGGTCAACGACATCGACCCGTTGCGGCCGACCACCCCGCTGCCGGAGATCACCCGCCGGATGGCCACCTACGACCTGGTGGCGATGCCGGTGGTCGACCGGAACAACCGGCTGGTCGGCGCGGTCACCGTGGACGACGTGCTGGACCACTCCCTGCCCCGGGACTGGCGGGACCGGGACGCCGTACCGGCCCCGGGCACCGACGAGGGGGATCCGGGCACCGACCGGGCGGACCCGGACACCGGCCAGGCGGATCCGGGCGACCCGGCGAACGGCGGTGGCACCGATGGCTGACCAGCGGCGGACCGAGCGGCTGGACCAGCCACGGGAGCCCCGGGGCGTCAAGCTGCCGCGGTTCGACCCGGAGGCCTTCGGCCGCTGGTCGGAGGGGATCGCCCGGGGCATGGGCACGGCGAACTTCATCGTCTACATGACGGTGGTGATCGCGCTGTGGTTCGGCTGGAACACCCTGGCCCCGGCGGAGCTGCGCTTCGACCCGTACACCTTCACGTTCCTGACCCTGGTGCTGTCGCTGCAGGCGTCGTACGCGGCCCCGCTGATCCTGCTCGCGCAGAACCGGCAGACCGACCGGGACCGGGTGGCCCTGGAGGAGGACCGCCGCCGGGCGACGATGCAGAAGGCGGACACCGAGTACCTCGCCCGGGAGGTCGCCGCGCTGCGGATCGCGCTGGGCGAGGTGGCCACCCGGGACTTCCTCCGCTCCGAGCTGGCCCGGCTGGCCGAGGAGCTCGACGCGGCGGCCCAACGCCGGCAGAAGCGGGAGTTGCGGCAGGCGGACCGGGCCGGCGGCTGGCCCGGGGCCGGCGAGGGTCGACCCGGGATCGGCGAAGGTCGACCCGGGACCGGTGGGCGACGGCCCGGAGGGGGCGAACCGCCGCTGGACGAGCCCCGGGACGAGTGGGACGGCGACTACGCCCGGGACGGTCACCCGGAGAGCTGACCGGGCGGCGTGCGGGGCACGGGCGGGGGCCGGCATACGGGGCACGGGCGGTCCGCCGCCGGCCAGGAGCCCACCGAGCGCCTTCCGCCCTGATCATCCGGTTTCGTCCCCTGGGGCGGACGGTCCCGACCGGGCGATCGATTCGCTCACACCCGGCCCTGCTGCCGGCGGTCGCCCCGCGCGGCCGACGTAGCATTGCCCGCATGTCAGCTCCCGTCAGCACCCTCTCCGACGCGATCCAGGCCGCCCTGGCCACCGTCAACGACCCGGAGATCCGCCGACCCATCACCGACCTCGGCATGGTCCGCTCCGCCGAGATCGGCGAGGACGGGGTGGTCCGGGTCGGGCTGCTGCTCACCGTCGCCGGTTGCCCGCTGAAGGACAAGCTGCGCGGCGACATCACCGCCGCCGTCGGCGCGGTGCCCGGGGTGGCCGGCGTCGAGATCGAGTTCGGGGTGATGAGCCCGGAGCAGCGGCAGGAGTTGCAG
Above is a window of Micromonospora rifamycinica DNA encoding:
- a CDS encoding helix-turn-helix domain-containing protein produces the protein MADIDARTLGERIREARKRADLSQEDLGQAVGIERTVMNKIESGVRKVTALELADIAAAVGVRMSTFFEEPIPALVAHRSSQGLDTADSQVDALLTKFASEVEFVASLGVGELGLDGAEAVVRAHITPPATNAEAESLAMQARDLLALPAAEPIHHFAERVADVGLLAFSRDIGKDTADAGSILLPRGGVCLVNSHMKVGRRRLALAHELGHYLIADTYTIDWRVADHSDHAVPLESRLDRFARALLLPEAAVTLQWDEKASRSGERAAAIHLASVFRVDMATLATRLKELSLADSETVASVRKYRTNQTDIVEMGLNVPPEELAGTTVPRPFARAVLRLVRDERISRERALDLLQGTFDEVDLPQSRERRTDEIWRFVS
- a CDS encoding nucleotide-binding protein, coding for MTVPENALVFDTGPLRHFAKQGWLGVLRFLAEGRPVYIPDSVERELNRAVEHVAAARAVLDADWIHVHRSTDFDFIEAFAHYDDRLVADGKNLGECGVLAMGQVYKCEVVLDDATPRQIAEERGIRVTATVPLLCEAVRTKRLTMLMVEELVDHLLEGEYFLPFGVGGFRRHVLENGLLEYDELL
- a CDS encoding PhzF family phenazine biosynthesis protein, coding for MSTLAYEIVDVFTDRPFAGNPLAVVFGAEALATEQMQALAMEFNLSETVFVLPPTQVGATYRARIFTPTGELPFAGHPSVGAAVTASRCGLFPAGSVSQECHAGVLPIEVTATGATLTGGTCTLGPELDPEPLLEMAGLTAADHAGPSPRVAGCGLEFPYLPVHPDAVPRARVNAAAAQRYGVEHVSVFSWDADTRTAHARVFVPGLGVPEDPATGSAALGLGVWLVASGLLPGEGRSGYAVRQGVEIGRPSELACTVTAVDGQAVGTTVAGQVMPVARGEILVPPFVG
- a CDS encoding DMT family transporter encodes the protein MSSAHPRPPVDPLTVGVLALAVASVSSSAPLIAFAAAPALAVAFWRTLLSTVVLAPFTLTRRRVELRTLTVGAARREGWYCVLSGVALAAHFATWMPSAQLTSVAAATALGATQPVWQGLIARWQGRRLPSAVWVGIGLAVTGAVLATGADVGVSGRAFAGDLLAVVGGMFAAVYTAFGERARATISTATYTTICYGVCALVLLVVCLVGGVRLHGYGSGTWLAILGLVAGAQLLGHSMFNHALRRVSATTISVLILLEAPGAALIAWAWLGQLPRPLALPGLALLLVGVTVVVLGGSRAGRRPVPAALPADAAPSPSRPPAG
- a CDS encoding SDR family NAD(P)-dependent oxidoreductase; this translates as MARRTRATAAGSQPGQDEPVPVADPVTMRLDGRVALVTGAGSADGIGYATARRLADLGARVAIVSTTRRIHERAGELGVTGFVADLTDESEVGALADAVAEQLGDVEVLVNNAGLASRASPEVLRPVAQLSYDEWRGEIDRNLTTAFLCSRAFISGMAERGWGRIVNLSATAGPVNALPTEAAYAAAKAGVVGLTRALAMEMIADGVTVNAVAPGTIYTAASTMAEIKQGLGTPVGRPGTPDEVAAAISFLCSPAASYITGQMLVVDGGNSVREAQFR
- a CDS encoding APC family permease, which encodes MDDDRSDTVVTPSAEFPPLDPAEVDTLRRVGAQWRTGVPRALPVDPTLGRYRSRPAPGRFSRLTPIALFRPEQDDRPEQDDRPEQDDRPERDDRGGRDGLVAAEPANRPDSGLGRRLGRVRRAVLGPPLASAAVLHERMRKLVALPVLSSDLLSSVAYGPEALLTVLVLAGSGALGLTLPLSAGLVLLMVAVGISYRQTIPAYPHGAGSYLVAGDNLGVGAGLTAAAGLMLDYVLTVSVSIAAGMHAVTSALPGLTPFTVPLGVLVILLLLAGNLRGVRTAGNIFVLPTYAFVAAVLGLLVVGYLRAAGRGFAPVAPPVVPATEGLGLLLVLRAFASGAVSMTGIEAVSNAVPAFRPTEWRNARTTLSWMVAMLVVLFAGLTLLIHLTGLVPRPGETLLSQLARVTFPTGPWYAVVQATTALILLLAANTAFNDFPRLLFFMARAGHAPRRFLHLGDRLAFGNGLVALAGTATVVFVAFGGHTEKLIPLYAVGVFLAFTLSQSGMVVHWRRHRGVGWRRRVLVNGVGAVLSGLVLLTAAVAKFTEGAWVVVIAVPLLVLLFHRVHRHYRALHAALALRPPPGGRQPGVRPSRVAAGPPAVSPPAVPPPAVPAPGAGSVEWEEVPQELRHLVVVPVVRLNRASMRALAYAVSLGRPTLAVHLAPEEAEADRFREQWRAWGDHVRLETIVSPYRAVIGPLAHYLAALHAAAPELVLTVVVPEVVLRRPWHRLLHSRTGHRLRRALRALPGVVVTSIPVHVVE
- a CDS encoding SDR family NAD(P)-dependent oxidoreductase, translated to MEDLTGRRTVVVTGASSGIGLAAAVALARRGDRVVLVGRDPARLQAAGDRVREASGERPELFRADFAVLDDVRGLAERLRAAYDRIDVLANNAGAIVLQPLTTVDGFELSIQANHLAPFLLSNLLVDRVGRLVVTASGAHRSGTLDPDDLNAPLRRYRPMRAYGTSKQANILFTAEAARRWPDVPAYSFHPGVVRTRFGADSKLVALGMRLMPFRSPEKGAETLVWLANQPASRLVDGGYYADRRLRRPWPRATDPALAARLWTASAKAVGIGA
- a CDS encoding DUF4190 domain-containing protein encodes the protein MTYPPPSDGWQDPAWSGHQPDPTLPASAPPVSVPPIGKDPYAPVDPYAGAPGIPAQAGPVDPYAAAAGYPQPVGYPPAAGYPGYGGYQPPPTQNGLAIASMIVSIIGAIGLCGYGLGGYIGVIGAILGHVARKQIKERGEGGSGFATAGIVVGWICTVIAVLATIAIVVFFVWLANQESSTGYGTTY
- a CDS encoding magnesium transporter MgtE N-terminal domain-containing protein, coding for MSTPNRVYIARLAGVAVFDPNGDQVGRVRDAVARIRPTQRPPEVVGLVAEMPMRRRIFLSINRITSIDPDAVVLGSGTLNLRRFSKRPNELLVLQELLDRRVQLDPGGQPGAVVDVAMECSRGGEWALSRVAVREQSSRLTRRGHLHQVDWDRVRGLTGIADNRGTANLLAVLEDMRPADLANALQDLPDARRNEVAAALDDERLADVLGELPERDQVEILAALDRERAADVLEEMDPDDAADLLNELPPPEQDVLLDLMEPDEADPVRQLLKYTSGTAGSVMTSEPVILPPDATVAEALARIREEQLSPAIAAQVFVTRAPMTTPTGRYLGIAHFQRLLREPPADLLGGVVVNDIDPLRPTTPLPEITRRMATYDLVAMPVVDRNNRLVGAVTVDDVLDHSLPRDWRDRDAVPAPGTDEGDPGTDRADPDTGQADPGDPANGGGTDG